ttataaaacaagagcTAACATTGTCAGGCTTTTCTTAAAAAGTGATTCAAAATTggagctctttaagtacaaatgttaataaaaaagacaTGTTCTCTTCTCCAAAAGAGCAATAAAGGGAAAAGGGCTTAAACAAAATCTGCAGTAAACTTTCATGGACCATTAACATAGTACCCACTTCTCCCATGTTCACAGGGTTCACATGTTCACTCCTGCTCAGGCAATTTAAGGGTTCCCAAATTTCCTTGTCTGCTATCTTTTATATGGTGATATCAGGATACTCCTCCATAGTTttctattttcctgcctcagaaATAGGTATTTGTGTACATGAATTGAAACACCCAAAGTGAGTGTGGGAGGATTATCTAAGACCAAAGCCAAGAACAAAAAAGGAGAGTGGCAAGGCACTGTGACctcacctttaatttcagcattctAAAGTAGAGACAAGCTAATCTCTATAAATTTGAAGATAGCATGGCCTACATAGTGAGGACAGAGTTAGCTAGGGGCTATGTAGTGAGTCctatgtagtgatattttgtttataatctaacaaaCAATGCTTGcttgaagaccagagaagcaaagctgctAGCCACTAGAGAGTGGTCACCTCTactaatgctcagaccaaagtggACGATCCTCTCCTTTGATTGAATCTCCAAACCACTCTGCTCCTCAGAATGTCTAGATTGAACTGAGAGATGTAAAGTGTGTAAGGTTGAGAGATATCAAAAGATAGTTTAGGATGGTAATCCACGTTAAGATTGAAAGTAAATTAGCTACAAACTTTGATCTaaccaagatagaatagataatggagtattttctctgatttgtcaaatgcaaatgggtTAGACAAATTTTAAGGTAATTATTGCCTGACCATATCAGATACACTAGTTATGGTacttattgtacatagtttttcttatattagttatagccTTCACTATTATATTAGGCAAAAAGGAGAAATGTAGTGATATTGTGCTTGaaacctaacaaataaagcttcacTAAGGATCATAATGCAGAGTTAAGCCACTAATTAGCTACACACCTAAGACACTAGTTAGCCATTGATTACAGGCagttgtcccaacctgcaggatgtcaacatGGGGCAAGAGAGTAAGGGATAtcgaatggggacaagagatggaaaaagaatgaccataagacaggattctgattaagcgacaaactttacttttttcagGCTAGCTTCTATAGTCAAGATTGGGGAGGGGgcaaaatgggttgtttgtgcacaaggtgttagtataggcaggatattaggaaaccaccaacaggatgtttggcagggtaaagagttcatgagtgccgggcattggtggctcactcctttaatcccagcactcgggaggcagaggcaggcggatctctctgagttcaaagccagcctggtctccagagcaaggagaggctccaaagctacacagagaaatcctgtctcaaaaaaaaaaaaaagagttcatgagtaaaagttccaggaaggggttgcctagttgactgagcctgtggatgctgtcctcgaactagcctatgtcgaccaggctggtcttgaactcacagagatcagcctgcctctgcctcctgagtcctgggaatttaggtgtgcaccaccacagccggGCCTTGGGACTTTTTTGAAGGCAGGTTATTACTATGTAGCCCCGGTTGGTCTCTAGCTGACCTTTAAAACACAGAGAtctcccttttctctgcctcccttgtactgggattaaaggcgtgtaccaccactatGGAGCCAGAGCAGACAGGTTTCTTGaagcccttttttatttttgtttttgctgttcaaATGATTGACAGGCCCATATTGGATCAACCCCTAAGGGGCAAAGCAGcataatttctttgttctttatcagAAAGCCTCAACCGAGATAGTAATTTTAGGGTCTTTTTTACAGTTTAAGACCACAACAACGACAAGCAAGCCTCAGCCCAGGGCAAGAGAGAAGATGTCATTGATTCAGGGAGTCAATAGGGAGTCGCAGTAGCAGCCTGAATGATCCTGCAGGGAGGACGCAGAGAAGTCACTCTGCGTGGAGCTGGTAATAAATAAAAGTACTGGTTTAAATGCTAATGCCAAAGTATGGCAAGAAATTCATTCTGGAAATCCAGATGGCACTCCTCTGAATGAAAGTTTCTGGCATGAAAAAGCAGCCACATCTGGATTTTTTCCTGAGGGTAATACAGAAACTTCAGAAGATATATGCAAGGAATATGAAGTAATGTATTCTCTAGCTTGGGAGTCCACAAGGAATACTTCAGACATGGAGGAGAAAGATGATGGAATGATTTCAGGACCCGAAGATCTGCATTACCAAATAAACGATGCATCTGGAGAAAGCAGCTCAACAATTTCTACAGAAGAtttaaaagaatgtttgaaaaaaCAATTAGAGTTCTGTTTCTCCCGAGAAAATTTATCAAAGGATCTTTACTTGACATCTCAAATGGATGGTAATCAGTTCATTCCAATATCGACAGTTGCCAAcctggaggaaataaaaaaactgaCCACAGACCAAACTTTAATTCTTGAAGTGTTGAGATCTTCTCCTCTAGTACAAGTTGATGAAAAGGGAGAGAAGGTGAGACCAAGTCATAAGCGTTGTATTGTAATTCTCAGAGAAATTCCTGAAACAACACCATTAGAGGAGGTAAAAGCTTTGTTTAACAATGGAAACTGCCCCAAAGTGATAAGCTGTGAATTCCAACAAAACAGCACCTGGTATGTCACTTTCCAGTCAGTCACAGATGCACAACAGGCTTTTCAATATTTAAGGGAAGAAGTTAAAACATTTCAGGGCAAGCCAATCATGGCAAGGATAAAAGCCACTGCTATATTTTTTGGCTAAGAATGAGTATCCATTAATGGATTCTAGTATGTATACTCAACCCATTCAGACGCCAACTCAATATCCCTCACCAGTCTTTATGCAGCCAGTGCATTACACTCATCAGCAGTACCCAGGGTACAGTACTGTGCCTCAGTCTTGGTTTCCAAGTCCTGCACCTTACTATGTAACACTGCCAGCTCCTTTTCACATTGGTAGTTTTGTGAATGGCTTTAGCTCACTAGGATCATATGAAACAAATGATATTGCTATTAATATTTGCGCACCATTCCAAAACAATCCTTGGCAGAACTCATTTTAGGTCATCCCGTGGTTCAGAACACTCAACAGAAGGATCTGTATCATTAGGGGATGGACAATTGAGCCGATCTAGTTCAAGGAACTTTCACTCTGAACAACATAACCCTACAGTAACAGGGAATCAAAAACAAATTTATCTTTCAAAGGATGCTCCCATTTTAGAGATGGATCAGGACAGGGACtttggtagaggcaggagaactcTTTTCAGAGGTGGAAGACAAAGAGAAGCTGAAAAGATCAAAAGACCCCAGCCTTCAACAACTGAAGCAAAAGTTTCAACACCAAAGTTTGACTTAGTAGCTACAAATGTTCCTCCTTTACCTGGAAGTTCATCAAGAATGCGAGATGAACTTGTGTTGGAGAATAGAATGTCTGATGTCTCTAAAGatgtcaagaaagaaaaggatagtGAAGAAGTGAGTGTTAGTTTCCCAGTGCATTCATAGCATGAACAGAAAGACTTTGCTTCTGCCCAGCAACTCAGCTTAAATCCCAGTCCTTCGTCTAAAGCCGAGCTTCCTGCAGTAAGCACAACTCAGCAAGAGAAGGATCAAAGGGAGTATTCCTCACTGCCAAAGGATGTTATCAACCAGATGACTGTACCAGTTTCCTCCCCAGCTATTGCAAAGCCATCAAGGCCACACACTGCTTCACCTGGCAGTAGTAAGGTAAACACACCCACAGCTGTGAGTCTACAGGAACCTCGAAAGTTAACTTACGCTGAAGTGTGTTGGAAGCCTCCTAAAGAACCAGCTTCAGTTCCTGTACAACCGCTAACGGAAATGCCTTCTAATGTGGCAACTCCCACCAGAAATAAAGAGAATGGAGTGCCCAAGAAGCCTGTTGAGAAAACACACGAGAAACCAGAAACAAGGTCTAGGAAGTATCATTCTGTCTTTCGAGGCAATACCATTCCAAGGGAGCAGCTGTAAAAATCAGGGAACAGAGACACCAGTTTAGCCATAGGACTACACCTCAGGAAGTGTCTCAAAGTAAAGGGAAAGAGCGGTTTGTCCCGCCAGatcaccaaaacaaaagcaaaacgtAAATAAAAACTACTCAGAAACTTGTCTCTTCCCACTAAACTTGAGCCTATAATGCACTGTTTTGAAGGGAGGAAGTAGCCAGGAAAGATGGGAAGTATGTccttatatatgatatatttggGAATTTTAAGATGAGCCAAACTTCAACTCGAAGTGATTTTCAAATGTTGGAGATTTCCAAtgagtataaatatatataaatatttatatgtaagcatacattaaataaaagtgttctatttttgcttttgatgTTAATTTGTAGGGATTTCTGCCTGGAATCAATTTTGATGTTTCAGGTTTAGtttgggaaagaaaacaaaaaatattatacATCCTTCAGTATAGGAGATGAGGGAGTACAAGAATAAAGTTTTTGAAGAACCATTTCGGTAAAAATTagacattaatttttatattctattaaAAGTTTGGCTTGAAAACAGCCATCTCTGAAGAATGACCTTGTGTTG
The DNA window shown above is from Cricetulus griseus strain 17A/GY chromosome 3, alternate assembly CriGri-PICRH-1.0, whole genome shotgun sequence and carries:
- the LOC118237729 gene encoding LOW QUALITY PROTEIN: la-related protein 4-like (The sequence of the model RefSeq protein was modified relative to this genomic sequence to represent the inferred CDS: deleted 2 bases in 2 codons), whose protein sequence is MYSLAWESTRNTSDMEEKDDGMISGPEDLHYQINDASGESSSTISTEDLKECLKKQLEFCFSRENLSKDLYLTSQMDGNQFIPISTVANLEEIKKLTTDQTLILEVLRSSPLVQVDEKGEKVRPSHKRCIVILREIPETTPLEEVKALFNNGNCPKVISCEFQQNSTWYVTFQSVTDAQQAFQYLREEVKTFQGKPIMARIKATAIFFAKNEYPLMDSSMYTQPIQTPTQYPSPVFMQPVHYTHQQYPGYSTVPQSWFPSPAPYYVTLPAPFHIGSFVNGFSSLGSYETNDIAINICAPFQNNLGRTHFRSSRGSEHSTEGSVSLGDGQLSRSSSRNFHSEQHNPTVTGNQKQIYLSKDAPILEMDQDRDFGRGRRTLFRGGRQREAEKIKRPQPSTTEAKVSTPKFDLVATNVPPLPGSSSRMRDELVLENRMSDVSKDVKKEKDSEEHNSAREGSKGVFLTAKGCYQPDDCTSFLPSYCKAIKATHCFTWQ